The Epilithonimonas zeae genome contains a region encoding:
- a CDS encoding GPW/gp25 family protein — protein sequence MESQNYKIPFNPSSMMISNGQIETCDIAESIAQNIMLLIITKKGENRYDENYGNDVWNLEFDNGVTPAMWENLFVTSLQRQIAEYEPRIVNAVVQAHINYVEHSYETRGFSEVKKKVKVGINAKMEATGERFNFSTELFLSPMSID from the coding sequence ATGGAAAGCCAGAATTACAAAATTCCCTTTAATCCATCGAGTATGATGATCAGTAATGGTCAAATTGAAACTTGTGATATTGCAGAAAGTATCGCTCAAAATATTATGCTCTTAATCATTACTAAAAAAGGGGAGAACAGATACGATGAAAACTACGGAAACGATGTCTGGAATTTGGAATTCGATAATGGCGTAACGCCTGCAATGTGGGAAAATCTTTTTGTAACCAGTTTGCAAAGACAAATTGCAGAATATGAGCCGAGAATCGTAAATGCGGTTGTTCAGGCGCACATCAATTATGTTGAACACAGTTATGAGACACGAGGTTTCAGCGAAGTGAAGAAGAAGGTAAAAGTAGGTATTAATGCGAAAATGGAAGCTACAGGCGAGCGTTTCAATTTTTCTACCGAATTGTTTCTAAGTCCAATGTCCATCGATTAA
- a CDS encoding type VI secretion system baseplate subunit TssF, giving the protein MSFDQQQTFSKEVIKARMLQNATKLWGLKSIQSLDPFVKLLIDAFSTEVFKANNEIQSINGRILERLAKLLTPTNYTHPTPSHAIAFCMPEEDTEILMEHSEFFFKKHLNSFRKTQSDKQVEIPFTPVDNIDLVKAQNILMVAGNTIYHIDEQLNKIPIKRISQDVSEYRNIMIGIDLSRYESEVFPEKFNLYCSNPTYEKVDFIYRLLPHIKVFHNNIPLQVSAGINYNKTIEEEGYEGIFEEQSIRHKIKEDVKNLYNHKFIEISGLYQSLLKRITPGLPENIEDGSSVLDPFRNKKILWLKMEFPPQFTSEILENFSFVMNAFPVYNRGWKKTEYNLDIMGNNIPMETSEEEFFLYVEEVVDGLGKRYSEIPFTPNDEIEKGLFTVRKGGMERFTSRNATDLMSHVMELLRDEVAAFAIVNRDKVKDVLSEISDKMKGLMKKVDQANKELKEDVNYVIIEPLENSSHTYASFWVSHASLANSIRPGTDLNSQKKFQVITLITETTGGAEEKKQSDTILAYKYALTTRDKIVSAEDVKNYCKMILNSELKNVTVKRGTMISDKPREGFIRTVDVEITPSNYSFYGRKYWDNLANVLKNNIKAKAIDGVEYRVMIVEEAMHLEI; this is encoded by the coding sequence ATGAGTTTTGACCAACAACAGACTTTTTCTAAAGAAGTCATAAAAGCGAGAATGCTTCAGAATGCCACGAAACTTTGGGGTTTAAAAAGCATACAATCTTTGGATCCGTTCGTGAAACTGCTTATTGACGCGTTCAGTACAGAGGTTTTTAAAGCTAATAATGAAATCCAAAGCATCAACGGAAGGATTTTGGAACGTCTGGCAAAGCTGTTGACTCCAACCAATTACACCCATCCAACGCCATCCCACGCCATTGCTTTCTGTATGCCGGAAGAAGATACGGAAATCCTGATGGAACATTCTGAATTCTTTTTTAAAAAACATCTGAATTCTTTCCGTAAAACCCAGTCTGATAAACAAGTAGAAATTCCTTTTACGCCTGTTGATAATATAGATTTGGTAAAGGCTCAAAATATCCTGATGGTTGCCGGAAATACGATTTATCATATCGATGAACAGCTTAATAAAATTCCGATTAAGAGGATTTCACAAGATGTTTCGGAGTACAGAAATATAATGATTGGAATAGATCTTAGTCGTTATGAATCCGAAGTTTTTCCGGAAAAATTCAATCTGTATTGTTCTAATCCAACTTATGAAAAGGTAGATTTCATTTACAGGCTTTTGCCGCATATCAAGGTTTTTCATAACAATATTCCGTTGCAGGTTTCTGCCGGAATTAATTATAACAAAACGATTGAGGAAGAAGGTTATGAAGGAATTTTCGAGGAGCAATCAATCCGACATAAGATTAAAGAAGATGTCAAGAATCTTTATAATCACAAATTTATCGAGATCAGCGGTCTTTATCAATCGCTTTTGAAAAGAATAACGCCAGGCTTACCAGAGAATATCGAAGATGGGAGTTCTGTTCTAGATCCATTCAGAAATAAAAAAATTCTTTGGTTGAAAATGGAATTTCCACCGCAATTCACTTCGGAGATTCTTGAGAATTTTTCATTTGTTATGAATGCTTTTCCAGTATATAATCGTGGTTGGAAAAAGACGGAATATAATCTGGATATTATGGGAAATAACATCCCAATGGAAACAAGTGAAGAAGAATTTTTCCTTTATGTAGAAGAGGTTGTGGATGGTCTTGGGAAAAGATATTCGGAGATTCCGTTCACGCCGAATGACGAAATTGAGAAAGGGCTTTTCACGGTAAGAAAAGGCGGAATGGAACGTTTTACCAGTCGAAATGCAACAGATCTGATGTCCCACGTGATGGAATTGTTGAGAGATGAAGTTGCAGCTTTTGCCATCGTCAACAGAGATAAAGTGAAAGATGTTTTGAGTGAAATTTCTGATAAGATGAAAGGTCTGATGAAAAAAGTAGATCAGGCCAATAAAGAACTTAAAGAAGATGTGAATTACGTCATCATCGAGCCATTGGAAAATTCTTCTCATACTTATGCTTCGTTTTGGGTTTCTCACGCTTCGTTGGCTAACAGTATTCGTCCGGGAACAGATCTTAATTCTCAGAAAAAATTTCAGGTTATTACCCTGATTACTGAAACAACGGGCGGAGCAGAAGAGAAAAAGCAGTCAGACACGATTCTGGCCTACAAATACGCACTGACAACTCGGGATAAAATCGTTTCGGCAGAAGATGTGAAAAATTACTGCAAAATGATTCTAAACAGCGAACTGAAAAATGTTACAGTTAAACGCGGAACAATGATCAGTGATAAGCCAAGAGAAGGTTTCATCAGAACTGTAGATGTGGAAATAACGCCTTCGAATTATTCTTTTTACGGAAGGAAATATTGGGATAATCTGGCGAATGTCCTTAAAAATAATATCAAAGCAAAAGCAATAGATGGCGTAGAATATCGAGTGATGATCGTGGAAGAAGCGATGCATTTGGAAATTTAA
- a CDS encoding TssN family type VI secretion system protein has product MEVGSVKEIFLRYLLMPLIAGIMVFILAMIRKSQPAIKVKHIILYVLIAGLCLSLPGFLGFSGNLFNPYWYLFSQVIYLGLGIFHVNLLHHYFRRHIDKLWKSILFESILSITCILFGGYLFTLIFKWMSKDLGNEYMAATSLLIFIVPLVFYYCYVQFVSIPFDIYKTWRFDPDQKPHNFQGVDFDKLMVLNVELSKNSEDQQRFIVKAKTLPTGITFGDWFYRVVDDYNYKNPTTTIKLMDGNDEPFYWIFYIKKSFFSLRKYIDFEQDILTNKITENQTIICKRVIRHQEEGNIANQITTTL; this is encoded by the coding sequence ATGGAAGTAGGATCTGTTAAAGAGATTTTTTTAAGATATCTTCTGATGCCATTGATTGCGGGAATTATGGTTTTTATTCTTGCAATGATTCGCAAAAGTCAACCTGCCATCAAGGTCAAACACATTATTTTATATGTTTTGATTGCGGGATTATGTCTCTCTTTACCTGGTTTTTTGGGATTTTCCGGGAATCTTTTTAATCCTTATTGGTATCTTTTTTCACAAGTGATTTATTTGGGATTGGGAATTTTTCACGTTAACTTATTACATCATTATTTCAGAAGACATATTGATAAACTTTGGAAAAGTATTCTTTTTGAAAGCATTCTAAGTATTACCTGTATTCTGTTTGGTGGTTATCTTTTTACATTGATTTTCAAATGGATGAGCAAAGATCTCGGTAATGAATATATGGCTGCAACAAGTCTTTTGATTTTCATTGTACCGCTGGTTTTCTATTATTGTTATGTCCAGTTTGTCAGCATTCCTTTTGATATTTACAAAACGTGGAGATTTGATCCGGATCAGAAACCTCACAACTTTCAAGGTGTTGATTTTGATAAATTAATGGTTCTGAATGTAGAATTAAGCAAAAACTCAGAAGATCAACAGAGATTCATTGTAAAGGCAAAAACGCTTCCCACGGGAATCACTTTTGGAGATTGGTTTTATCGTGTAGTTGATGATTATAATTACAAAAATCCAACAACGACTATCAAATTGATGGATGGAAATGATGAGCCTTTCTACTGGATTTTTTACATCAAAAAGTCATTTTTTAGCCTCAGAAAGTATATCGATTTTGAACAAGATATTTTAACTAATAAGATTACCGAAAACCAAACAATCATCTGTAAAAGAGTCATCAGACATCAGGAAGAAGGTAATATTGCAAACCAAATAACGACAACATTATGA
- a CDS encoding DUF4280 domain-containing protein encodes MSEKHLVCQGALCRCNFGTAPDKLKVLTQSKRYINDKGGSQKLMATNKDINKTFEKNMFGNCSKLNNNPCQVTVTQWSDFYDKITLEENNGNALLESSKATCPIGSTDCISIINHGQTAEVSQQNVKNTDKEVIAELFPMMDLETEELGLLNIKNL; translated from the coding sequence ATGAGTGAGAAACATCTGGTTTGCCAAGGCGCACTTTGTCGTTGCAATTTCGGGACGGCTCCTGATAAATTAAAAGTCTTAACTCAGAGTAAACGCTACATCAATGATAAAGGAGGTAGTCAAAAACTCATGGCTACTAACAAAGATATCAACAAAACATTCGAAAAAAATATGTTTGGAAACTGCTCCAAACTCAACAATAATCCTTGCCAAGTTACTGTAACACAATGGAGTGATTTTTATGATAAAATTACACTCGAAGAGAATAATGGTAATGCCTTGCTGGAAAGTAGTAAAGCAACTTGTCCTATCGGAAGTACGGATTGTATCTCAATTATCAACCACGGACAAACAGCAGAAGTTTCTCAGCAGAATGTGAAGAATACGGATAAAGAAGTCATTGCAGAACTATTCCCAATGATGGATCTCGAAACAGAAGAATTAGGTTTGTTAAACATCAAAAATTTGTAG
- a CDS encoding lipase family protein produces the protein MSRTRIVKGTYTKVSEKGHSMYSNENIVTNATRTVTEEGTEKGLYWGSPKSPPKTSDKIYDVVMFVAGTTDPVNITGKKHEANTDYWQGKDEKNNVSKANFWAKLKELGPQFQNLYIEGQFFSWSGDNDTKERNLAAERLLDLLSRVYKFKKNQEVSLHLIGHSHGGNVINQFTELITNKEMIAKSEFLKSRKITEFPEHWKIKSITYLSTPFFQKKHQLNHGKLHPNCKIINVHNEYDLTQQLVAHFSLLNLEGLLQAFSKDKFERGITMLKNVKTDVILTYLKSLIWQDFANKGRKAWQEMANASLAINMITQEIINYINSIKINNSSLQKEKASFINLLTNFLQWTVDVHKNYASGSKSYAKATFVSNLNLTQGLTVLNILFAIKSGPKDSYLLSLLANVFEESRGITDTIDSTAWTPAKQTKGLSILQVPIFDKDIYNSRNKKSKFKTFLKGAQDAANANNLEDLLMRLFSQFIDPENFSTITKVIDWGIEPLVFGKLDTQVTTLRKNFEIYSELVTKYNADLVAEQDKGIKELDKKPGSLVYLAKTSHSLSHTQFWKEVENGLKEAFSSPKSARYKPT, from the coding sequence ATGAGCAGAACCAGAATTGTAAAAGGCACCTATACCAAAGTATCTGAAAAAGGGCACAGTATGTATTCTAACGAAAACATTGTTACGAATGCAACAAGAACTGTTACCGAAGAGGGTACTGAGAAAGGTTTATATTGGGGTTCACCAAAATCACCTCCAAAAACCAGCGATAAAATTTATGATGTTGTAATGTTCGTTGCGGGCACAACAGACCCAGTCAATATAACCGGTAAAAAACACGAAGCTAATACGGATTATTGGCAAGGCAAAGACGAAAAAAACAATGTAAGCAAAGCTAATTTTTGGGCAAAACTGAAAGAGCTAGGCCCTCAGTTTCAAAACTTATATATCGAAGGGCAGTTTTTTAGCTGGTCCGGAGATAATGATACTAAAGAAAGAAATCTCGCAGCAGAACGTTTATTAGACCTGCTTTCACGCGTTTACAAATTTAAAAAAAATCAGGAAGTCAGTCTGCATCTGATTGGGCATTCGCACGGCGGCAATGTCATTAATCAATTTACAGAATTGATTACCAACAAAGAGATGATTGCCAAATCTGAGTTTTTGAAGTCCAGAAAAATCACCGAATTTCCTGAGCATTGGAAAATAAAAAGTATCACCTATCTATCAACTCCTTTTTTTCAGAAGAAACATCAGCTCAATCACGGTAAACTACATCCAAACTGTAAAATCATCAATGTTCATAATGAGTACGATTTAACACAACAGCTTGTTGCCCATTTTAGTTTATTGAATCTCGAAGGATTATTACAAGCTTTTTCTAAAGATAAATTTGAGCGTGGCATCACAATGCTTAAAAATGTTAAGACAGATGTCATATTAACTTATCTGAAAAGTTTGATCTGGCAGGATTTTGCAAACAAAGGGAGAAAAGCATGGCAGGAAATGGCAAATGCTTCTTTGGCAATTAATATGATAACACAGGAAATAATCAATTATATTAATTCGATAAAAATTAATAATTCTAGTCTCCAGAAAGAAAAGGCTTCGTTCATCAATCTTTTGACAAACTTTTTACAGTGGACAGTTGATGTCCATAAAAATTACGCCAGTGGAAGTAAAAGTTATGCTAAAGCAACATTTGTTTCAAACCTAAATTTAACACAAGGATTAACAGTTTTAAATATTCTGTTTGCTATAAAAAGCGGCCCAAAAGACAGTTACCTACTGAGTTTATTGGCTAATGTTTTTGAAGAAAGCAGAGGAATTACAGATACTATAGATTCTACAGCCTGGACACCTGCAAAACAAACGAAAGGATTGTCTATACTGCAAGTTCCTATATTTGATAAAGACATTTACAACTCACGAAATAAAAAAAGTAAATTTAAAACCTTCTTAAAAGGTGCTCAGGATGCTGCAAATGCCAATAATTTGGAAGACTTATTGATGAGATTATTCAGTCAGTTTATAGATCCTGAGAATTTTTCAACAATAACAAAAGTGATAGATTGGGGAATAGAGCCTCTAGTCTTTGGTAAGTTAGATACCCAAGTCACTACATTAAGAAAAAACTTTGAAATATACTCTGAACTGGTTACCAAATACAATGCAGATCTGGTTGCAGAGCAGGATAAAGGCATAAAAGAATTAGACAAAAAACCTGGCTCACTCGTTTATTTAGCAAAAACATCTCACAGTTTGAGCCACACCCAATTTTGGAAAGAAGTAGAAAATGGATTGAAAGAAGCTTTTAGTTCTCCAAAAAGTGCACGTTACAAACCAACTTAA
- a CDS encoding type VI secretion system Vgr family protein, whose protein sequence is MATSNTPTKSFKPDNSANSISSSQIFGINRLVKLNIVIEGKVISHYKHFTLSQNSSKHHEFELILAHDTLGNKENHNLETSQEFLGKRITIVQKYKDIQDSPERTFVGVITRVGFSQEKGGLPNIVLGGFSPTILLDAAPTIQSFGGESPVNMSIIASQLIKEGLGSSKYDVRVDANDFSEIPFSVQYNETHYNYLARMAEAYGEQFYYDGEVLHFGKLPPQNPPLKLIYGSNVSDIRVELKAVHTKPEFYGYNSSQNSKLTSGETPIKHKSDLAKNAYSQTQNGIFTTRSLQVSPIKAVTDKDVVNSQESAAGSKAVEVFTVTGNISIPFLYPGCVADLEMRKPDSNQTSYFTRIMVIETSHDVDTLGNYKGTFKAIASDTGFLPKPDFTVPTAQPQIATVVSNTDPQGQGRVTVKFDWQLHDTTNFIRMMSPDAGGTDQITQNRGYVAIPEVGDQVMVGFVHDHPDRPFVMGGMFHGGVGLGGGVDNRVKSIMTRSGHKVIFTEDESIIITDKSGNEIHLDTTGSNINITAPETMTLNCKNMNINVTENMTTSVGQNASETIGMNNTQSIGMNSTQSIGAMKLTSVAGDASMFITGKLTEMIDGDVHSETKMERTEVSEKSMNIQSNESIHKHAQKEVQNNSGEKSKAN, encoded by the coding sequence ATGGCTACTTCCAACACTCCTACCAAAAGTTTCAAACCGGACAATAGCGCCAATTCCATCTCATCGAGTCAGATTTTTGGAATTAACCGTCTTGTCAAACTTAATATTGTGATTGAAGGGAAAGTAATCTCACATTACAAACATTTCACTCTTTCACAAAACAGCTCTAAACATCACGAGTTTGAACTGATTCTGGCGCATGACACATTAGGAAATAAGGAAAACCATAATCTGGAAACCAGCCAGGAGTTTTTAGGGAAAAGAATTACAATTGTCCAAAAATACAAAGATATCCAAGATAGTCCGGAGAGGACTTTTGTGGGTGTGATTACCAGAGTTGGATTCAGTCAGGAAAAAGGCGGCCTTCCGAATATTGTTCTTGGCGGTTTCAGTCCAACAATTTTGCTGGATGCAGCGCCAACCATCCAGAGCTTTGGTGGAGAATCACCCGTGAATATGAGTATTATTGCCTCACAACTCATCAAAGAAGGTTTGGGAAGCAGCAAGTATGATGTGCGTGTGGATGCGAACGATTTTTCTGAGATTCCATTCAGTGTTCAGTACAACGAAACCCATTACAATTACCTCGCAAGAATGGCGGAAGCTTATGGCGAACAATTCTATTACGATGGTGAAGTATTACATTTTGGTAAACTGCCGCCACAAAATCCACCACTCAAATTAATCTATGGAAGTAATGTCAGCGACATCCGTGTAGAACTCAAAGCGGTTCATACCAAACCTGAATTCTACGGCTACAACAGCAGTCAGAACAGCAAACTGACTTCCGGAGAAACGCCGATTAAACATAAAAGTGATCTGGCAAAAAATGCTTACAGCCAGACCCAAAACGGGATTTTCACCACAAGATCTTTACAGGTTTCACCGATAAAAGCGGTTACCGATAAAGATGTAGTCAACTCCCAGGAAAGTGCTGCAGGGAGTAAAGCTGTAGAAGTTTTTACCGTTACAGGAAATATCTCGATTCCTTTCTTATATCCGGGCTGTGTTGCAGACTTGGAAATGAGAAAGCCAGACAGCAATCAAACCAGTTATTTTACTAGAATAATGGTTATTGAGACTTCGCACGATGTGGATACTTTAGGGAATTACAAAGGTACTTTCAAGGCCATTGCCAGCGATACGGGATTCCTTCCAAAACCGGATTTTACAGTTCCAACCGCGCAACCACAAATAGCTACTGTTGTCAGTAATACAGATCCACAGGGACAAGGGAGAGTCACAGTTAAATTTGACTGGCAATTGCACGACACTACTAACTTTATCAGAATGATGAGTCCAGATGCAGGAGGAACAGATCAAATTACTCAAAACAGAGGGTATGTTGCTATTCCTGAAGTTGGAGATCAGGTGATGGTCGGTTTTGTCCATGACCATCCCGACAGACCTTTCGTAATGGGTGGAATGTTCCATGGAGGAGTTGGACTTGGTGGTGGTGTTGATAACCGTGTCAAATCCATTATGACCAGAAGTGGACATAAAGTGATTTTCACAGAAGATGAAAGCATCATCATTACAGATAAATCAGGAAATGAAATCCATCTGGACACCACAGGAAGCAACATCAACATCACAGCTCCCGAAACAATGACACTGAATTGTAAGAATATGAACATCAATGTCACAGAAAATATGACCACTAGTGTGGGACAAAATGCTTCTGAAACTATCGGAATGAATAACACCCAAAGTATCGGAATGAACTCAACCCAAAGTATTGGCGCTATGAAACTGACATCAGTTGCCGGCGACGCCAGCATGTTCATCACAGGAAAATTAACCGAAATGATTGATGGCGATGTTCACAGCGAAACGAAAATGGAAAGAACGGAAGTGAGTGAGAAATCTATGAATATCCAATCCAACGAATCTATCCACAAACACGCACAAAAAGAAGTTCAGAACAACAGCGGAGAGAAATCTAAAGCCAATTAG
- the tssD gene encoding type VI secretion system tube protein TssD, whose amino-acid sequence MANNSRAVLKFNGGAEQKILKLNYGVSRNTDVSGRVASDPSNALIKITVEATEDSGILESLLNGKYKPTSGEVTFNKSHEEGTLTTLKWENGYVIQHEVDYDALNEDNMFISFVVSAEKIDYGNSAYDGVWPGAK is encoded by the coding sequence ATGGCAAACAATTCAAGAGCCGTATTAAAATTCAACGGCGGTGCAGAACAAAAGATCCTTAAACTGAATTACGGTGTATCAAGAAACACGGATGTTTCCGGTAGAGTTGCATCAGACCCTTCTAACGCATTGATCAAAATCACTGTGGAAGCAACTGAGGATTCAGGAATTTTGGAAAGTTTATTAAATGGGAAATACAAGCCAACTAGTGGTGAAGTAACTTTCAACAAGTCACACGAAGAAGGCACATTGACAACTCTGAAGTGGGAAAACGGATACGTTATCCAACACGAAGTAGATTATGATGCTTTGAACGAGGATAATATGTTCATCAGTTTTGTAGTAAGTGCAGAGAAAATAGATTATGGCAACTCAGCTTACGATGGGGTTTGGCCAGGTGCTAAATAA
- a CDS encoding DUF5458 family protein, which translates to MDNRQQAASQNQQAAEQQQDQRRGSAINDLNKVGGFNFIETVVDGIANMNPTRKARKEIFLNDTNKQTERKDLAQKLNLWISLLENNATAEEMAEACKTKAQSAEKNLKTNLKNSLGAIRELETSYRTMAQFFKNTELDKVDNVSIVNASLEQMKDLDNPIFIDAIADEFKQNYDRLDLRDNYSILAIPGYLGSNKVVEKWAKICNENKVMLVTDFANLDKPDDVVDLFHSANLTGGELHRSNVIMTTNWLVGRGRAEEVGEEENVDLPPSTSMAGKIYKTLMSQVAAGKKHGNINEVDAVKFDLKKSEISQLEKMGLVPMVNEYGKIMAFSAKTLFTGDNIGLQTYSVVRVFDYVTKVLLDFLNRRAFENWNPRNEDDLRRQIVTFLDGIKGPDKLIEKFKIVRFEQDKVNKDRVWLDIRMTPYFPTKSFVIKLDGHKGDDGNEWDAEYQQE; encoded by the coding sequence ATGGACAACAGACAACAAGCAGCATCGCAAAATCAGCAAGCTGCAGAACAACAGCAAGATCAAAGAAGAGGTTCAGCGATTAATGATCTCAATAAAGTTGGTGGATTTAATTTTATAGAAACCGTTGTAGACGGGATTGCCAATATGAATCCAACGAGAAAAGCACGTAAAGAAATCTTCTTAAATGATACAAACAAACAAACTGAAAGAAAAGATTTAGCTCAAAAACTGAATTTATGGATTTCACTTTTGGAAAATAATGCTACTGCTGAAGAAATGGCAGAAGCTTGTAAAACAAAAGCGCAGAGTGCAGAAAAAAATCTTAAAACCAATCTTAAAAATAGCCTTGGTGCGATCCGCGAATTGGAAACATCGTATAGAACAATGGCTCAGTTTTTCAAGAATACAGAGCTTGACAAAGTTGACAATGTAAGCATCGTGAATGCATCTTTGGAGCAAATGAAAGATTTGGATAATCCGATTTTCATTGATGCTATTGCGGATGAGTTCAAGCAAAATTATGACCGCCTGGATTTGAGAGACAACTACTCTATCCTAGCAATTCCAGGATATTTGGGTTCCAACAAAGTCGTTGAAAAATGGGCGAAAATCTGTAACGAGAACAAAGTAATGTTGGTAACAGATTTTGCTAATCTTGACAAACCGGATGATGTTGTGGATCTTTTCCATTCGGCCAATCTTACAGGCGGCGAACTTCACAGAAGTAATGTGATTATGACGACCAACTGGCTTGTGGGAAGAGGCAGAGCTGAGGAAGTGGGTGAAGAGGAAAATGTGGACCTCCCTCCTTCTACTTCTATGGCTGGAAAAATCTATAAAACATTGATGTCGCAAGTTGCCGCTGGTAAAAAACACGGAAATATCAATGAAGTGGATGCCGTGAAATTTGACCTTAAGAAAAGTGAAATCTCTCAGCTTGAGAAAATGGGATTGGTTCCGATGGTGAACGAGTACGGAAAAATTATGGCATTCTCCGCAAAAACATTATTTACCGGAGATAACATTGGTTTACAAACTTATTCTGTTGTAAGAGTTTTCGATTATGTAACCAAGGTTCTACTCGATTTCCTCAACAGAAGAGCATTTGAAAACTGGAACCCGAGAAACGAAGATGATTTGAGAAGACAAATCGTAACTTTCCTAGACGGAATCAAAGGTCCGGACAAATTGATTGAGAAATTCAAAATTGTAAGATTTGAACAAGACAAAGTGAATAAGGATCGTGTTTGGCTTGATATCAGAATGACACCTTACTTCCCAACAAAAAGTTTTGTCATCAAACTGGATGGACACAAAGGAGACGACGGTAACGAATGGGATGCTGAATATCAACAGGAATAA